A single window of Eucalyptus grandis isolate ANBG69807.140 chromosome 1, ASM1654582v1, whole genome shotgun sequence DNA harbors:
- the LOC104442563 gene encoding apyrase 2, whose translation MMKRPPGRFHEDKIQKYRGVILVISVPLLLIGFVLFLMPSGSPSGAIEDFALSNRRGSPGSKSRTYAVIFDAGSSGSRVHVFCFDKYLDLVPMGKELELFVKTDPGLSAFAKNPRQAAESLHSLLDKAEGAVPKELRGDTPVKVGATAGLRALEGDAPDRILDAVRELLKHKSSLKSDPRWVSVLDGTQEGAYQWVTINYLLGYLGKEYSNTVGVVDLGGGSVQMAYAISEEDAAKAPRFSNGEDSYVNEMFLKGRRYYLYVHSYLHYGLLAARAEILKVSGDSGNPCILEGYEGSYKYGGATYQASASSSGSSINECKRIASKALKVNESTCTHMKCTFGGVWNGGGGDGQKNLFVASFFYDRAAEAGFVDPNKPVAKVSAAEFEEAAKRACQTKLEDAKSVYPHVGDANLPYLCMDLVYQYTLLVDGFAIDPWQKITLVKKVKYRNAFVEAAWPLGSAIEAVSSSR comes from the exons ATGATGAAGCGGCCGCCGGGGCGTTTCCACGAGGACAAGATCCAGAAGTACCGGGGCGTCATATTGGTGATCTCGGTGCCGCTTCTGCTCATTGGGTTCGTGCTCTTTCTGATGCCGTCCGGATCTCCTTCCGGGGCGATTGAGGATTTCGCGCTCTCGAACCGCAGGGGCTCTCCGGGCTCCAAGTCCAGGACTTATGCGGTTATCTTTGACGCGGGTAGCTCCGGGAGTCGCGTGCACGTGTTTTGTTTCGATAAGTACTTGGATCTCGTTCCCATGGGGAAGGAACTCGAGCTCTTTGTTAAg ACTGACCCGGGTTTAAGTGCGTTTGCGAAAAATCCCAGACAGGCTGCGGAGTCGTTGCATTCGCTTCTCGATAAAGCAGAAGGTGCTGTTCCTAAAGAGCTCCGGGGGGACACTCCGGTTAAAGTGGGG GCAACCGCTGGCTTGAGGGCACTGGAAGGCGATGCACCTGATAGGATTCTAGATGCG GTTCGGGAGCTTTTGAAACATAAAAGCAGCCTTAAATCTGACCCACGATGGGTTAGTGTTTTGGATGGAACACAAGAAGGTGCTTATCAGTGG GTGACAATAAACTATCTGTTAGGATACTTGGGAAAGGAATATTCAAATACAGTTGGAGTAGTTGATCTTGGAGGGGGCTCAGTTCAGATGGCATATGCTATATCGGAAGAGGATGCTGCGAAGGCGCCCAGGTTCTCAAATGGAGAGGATAGTTATGTCAATGAAATGTTTCTCAAAGGAAGAAGATACTACCTCTATGTTCATAG ttACTTGCACTATGGTCTACTAGCAGCTCGAGCGGAGATTTTGAAGGTTTCTGGTGACTCAGGCAACCCTTGCATCTTGGAAGGTTATGAGG GGTCTTACAAATATGGCGGTGCAACCTACCAAGCATCAGCTTCTTCATCAGGTTCAAGCATCAATGAGTGCAAAAGGATTGCTTCGAAAGCTCTCAAAGTTAATGAATCAACTTGTACACACATGAAATGCACATTCGGTGGTGTTTGGAATGGTGGAGGAGGGGATGGACAGAAGAATCTATTCGTTGCGTCGTTTTTCTATGACAGGGCTGCTGAG GCTGGCTTTGTGGACCCCAACAAACCTGTTGCCAAGGTCAGTGCTGCAGAGTTTGAGGAGGCAGCTAAACGTGCTTGCCAAACTAAACTGGAAGATGCAAAATCTGTCTATCCTCATGTAGGAGATGCTAATCTGCCATATTTGTGCATGGATCTCGTGTACCAATATACATTGCTTGTAGATGGATTTG
- the LOC104442546 gene encoding aquaporin SIP1-1 — protein sequence MGAVKAAIADGVLTFMWVFCASTLGAATTVLAAALGLEDDVLPWASLLITTALVFVLVLVFDLVGAALGGASFNPTATASFYAAGVGSDDLLSMALRFPAQAAGAVGGALAIMEVMPSQYKHMLEGPSLKVDLHTGALAEGVLTFVITFLVLLIVLRGPQSSFLRTWLLAAVTVALVVTGSSFTGPSMNPANAFGWAYVNNQHNTWEQFYVYWISPFVGAILAAWVFRVLFPPPPAKKKQKKA from the exons ATGGGCGCGGTTAAGGCGGCGATCGCCGACGGGGTCCTGACCTTCATGTGGGTCTTCTGCGCGTCGACGCTGGGGGCCGCGACGACGGTGCTGGCGGCGGCGCTCGGGCTCGAGGACGACGTCCTGCCGTGGGCGTCGCTGCTGATTACCACCGCGCTCGTCTTTGTCCTGGTGCTGGTGTTCGACCTGGTCGGGGCCGCGCTGGGCGGCGCGAGCTTCAACCCGACCGCCACCGCGTCGTTCTATGCGGCCGGCGTCGGCTCCGACGACCTCCTCTCCATGGCTCTGCGGTTTCCTGCTCAG GCTGCTGGTGCTGTTGGTGGAGCTCTTGCGATCATGGAGGTGATGCCTTCACAATACAAGCACATGTTGGAAGGGCCATCTTTGAAGGTGGACTTGCATACAGGAGCTCTTGCAGAGGGCGTTTTGACCTTTGTGATCACCTTCCTCGTCCTCCTCATCGTGCTCAGAGGGCCTCAGAGCTCCTTTCTGAGGACCTGGTTGCTGGCCGCGGTGACGGTCGCCTTGGTAGTCACGGGATCTTCCTTCACTGGGCCATCCATGAATCCAGCCAAC GCTTTTGGGTGGGCATATGTGAACAATCAGCATAACACATGGGAACAATTCTACGTCTATTGGATCAGCCCTTTCGTCGGTGCGATATTAGCAGCTTGGGTCTTCCGGGTCCTCTTCCCCCCACCACCTgccaaaaagaagcagaagaaagcCTAA